In one Alkalispirochaeta americana genomic region, the following are encoded:
- a CDS encoding sugar kinase, producing the protein MSIVTFGEVMTRFRTPDFKRIAQTMPGSLEVSFAGAEANVAASVTMLGGAATFVTALPDNPIGDACVAFLRGVGIETGSIIRTPDGRIGAYYIEAGANQRASSVVYDRADSAVARAPFDAYDWDTAFAGAMRFHVTGITPALSKEAARTTIAAVKHAKKRGLTVSCDLNFRRKLWCWEKGSDPRTLARRTMEEILPFVDLVIANEADAEDVLGIYAGETDVNSGSLAIDRYPEVARAITTSFPSVHMVAITLRESVSASHNRWGAMLYTAETDEALFAPRRDGRYTAHEITHIVDRVGTGDSFGAGLIVALDDPAYAKDLQGALDFAVAASALCHSIEGDFNIVSRAEVEALAGGDTSGRVRR; encoded by the coding sequence ATGAGCATTGTTACTTTTGGTGAGGTGATGACCCGTTTCCGTACTCCCGACTTCAAGCGAATTGCCCAGACGATGCCGGGATCACTCGAAGTCTCCTTTGCAGGTGCCGAGGCCAACGTAGCCGCGTCGGTGACGATGCTTGGTGGTGCAGCGACATTTGTCACCGCCTTGCCGGATAATCCAATCGGCGACGCTTGCGTCGCCTTCCTTCGTGGAGTCGGAATCGAGACAGGCTCGATCATCCGCACTCCTGATGGACGCATCGGTGCCTACTACATCGAGGCCGGCGCCAATCAGCGCGCGAGTTCAGTGGTGTACGACAGGGCTGATTCGGCGGTTGCGCGTGCTCCCTTTGACGCCTACGATTGGGACACAGCATTTGCCGGGGCGATGCGCTTCCACGTCACCGGCATCACCCCGGCCCTCTCAAAAGAGGCGGCTCGCACGACGATCGCTGCGGTCAAGCACGCCAAGAAGCGGGGGCTTACCGTCTCCTGCGATCTCAACTTCCGCAGGAAGTTGTGGTGCTGGGAAAAGGGTTCCGATCCGCGCACTCTGGCCCGGCGCACGATGGAAGAGATTCTTCCCTTTGTTGATCTCGTCATTGCCAACGAGGCGGACGCCGAGGACGTGCTGGGAATCTACGCGGGAGAGACGGATGTCAATTCCGGCTCCCTCGCGATCGACCGCTATCCCGAAGTTGCCCGGGCGATTACTACGAGCTTTCCTTCGGTTCACATGGTGGCGATTACCTTGCGGGAAAGCGTCTCCGCTTCTCACAACCGGTGGGGGGCAATGCTCTACACCGCCGAGACGGACGAGGCTCTGTTTGCGCCCCGGAGGGATGGGCGGTACACAGCCCACGAAATCACCCACATCGTCGACCGCGTTGGTACCGGTGACTCCTTCGGGGCGGGGCTGATTGTCGCCCTCGACGATCCTGCATACGCGAAAGATCTCCAAGGGGCTCTTGACTTTGCGGTGGCCGCAAGCGCACTCTGCCACTCCATTGAGGGGGATTTCAACATTGTGAGCCGCGCCGAGGTCGAGGCTCTCGCTGGCGGTGATACCTCCGGGCGAGTGCGACGGTAG
- a CDS encoding bifunctional 4-hydroxy-2-oxoglutarate aldolase/2-dehydro-3-deoxy-phosphogluconate aldolase codes for MWSDQLYGALAASRIIVVVVIDDKKDAVPTARALARGGITHVELALRTDASLAALEAISREVPEMTVGAGTVLLPAQVRAARDAGAHFAVSPGLSPAVVAEAEKIGLPFAPGIATPTDIEKAWNMGCRVLKLFPANPMGGAKYLKSVNAAYRHLGLSFIPLGGVRLANLDEWLAMPEILAVGGSWPAADDLIRAGKWDEIETNAQAATEQIAKLRPEAGGGVGQGGA; via the coding sequence ATGTGGTCAGATCAATTGTACGGCGCCCTCGCGGCGTCGCGGATTATTGTGGTTGTCGTTATCGATGACAAAAAGGATGCGGTACCCACCGCGCGGGCTCTCGCCCGCGGAGGGATCACACATGTTGAACTCGCACTGAGGACGGACGCGTCTCTTGCTGCACTGGAAGCGATCTCCCGGGAAGTTCCGGAGATGACCGTTGGAGCGGGAACTGTACTTTTACCAGCACAGGTACGCGCTGCCCGGGATGCGGGCGCACACTTTGCCGTCTCGCCAGGGCTTTCCCCCGCAGTCGTCGCCGAGGCGGAGAAAATTGGTTTGCCTTTCGCGCCGGGGATAGCTACCCCCACGGACATCGAGAAGGCGTGGAACATGGGCTGCCGTGTTCTCAAGCTCTTTCCCGCCAATCCTATGGGTGGAGCGAAGTACTTAAAGAGCGTTAACGCGGCTTACCGCCACCTGGGCCTCTCGTTTATCCCCCTCGGTGGGGTCCGTTTAGCCAACCTCGATGAGTGGCTTGCCATGCCGGAGATTCTCGCAGTTGGCGGCTCTTGGCCAGCTGCTGACGACCTGATTCGCGCCGGCAAGTGGGACGAAATCGAAACCAACGCCCAGGCGGCGACTGAGCAGATCGCTAAGCTGCGCCCGGAAGCAGGCGGCGGCGTAGGTCAGGGGGGGGCTTGA